The following are from one region of the Coffea eugenioides isolate CCC68of chromosome 2, Ceug_1.0, whole genome shotgun sequence genome:
- the LOC113761312 gene encoding LOW QUALITY PROTEIN: nitrate regulatory gene2 protein-like (The sequence of the model RefSeq protein was modified relative to this genomic sequence to represent the inferred CDS: inserted 1 base in 1 codon) produces MGCTASKLDNEDTVRRCKDRRHHMKAAVYARHHLAAAHSDYCRSLIRTGSALSTFAAGEPLAVSDRTAPVFLRSPSSSSTTTATIKPPRPPPPRRHIPSPSPSASLRHHPQPPPQPEYSPSISSSKLPHTLSSSSHQQRRKKPIKLPHILSDSSFTSSPTQKAPHDFNDNPFFTYNAKANSSYTNTPSQTSSVWNWENFYPPSPPDSEYFEQLNNKRSNRPAAHRDNGSDMDEVHDDEDEKGSRYSTSHSNYSNHQSHNQQQVXNNNKQFDFFDDDKASSYSSYSSYSRNEKNDFGKPGKLGRKVVSGNSPHHLNRWDSEEEEEEDRETERETEREEVQCSEWGDHDHYSTTTSSSSDHEESRSGIGIGTRSNMGSKNGAGNGVAADANVNSGGKMAFDSGVELGHAVFQGKAEKFSTADGSSTASWGNNGKGDREIVSDRRIAVRHKDLAEIGAAIKMYFDQAAAAGGQVSAMLETERAQLDRSFTKLKKTVYHSSGVFSNLSSSWTSKPPIAVKYKFEPGSLEESGGSNSLCSTLERLLAWEKKLYQEVKAREGVKIDHEKKLSALQSQEYRGDEEAKLDKTKASIKRLQSLILVTSQAVSTTSTAIVGLRDSELVPQLVGLCHGFMYMWKSMNQYHEVQYDIVQQVQGLVNRTTQGESTSDLHRQATRDLESAVSAWHSSFCRLMKFQREFIRSLHEWFKLTFLPVSSEQTNGNREHSEVFAFCDEWKLALDRIPDTVASEAVKSFINVVNSISLKQREELKIKGRTESASKELEKKASSLRNIEKKYYNSYSMVGIGLPDTGPDNWHALDARDPLAEKKLELAACQRRVADEMLKHSKAVEVTRSNTLNNIQTGLPGVFQAMTSFSAMIAGALEAVCTHSYAIR; encoded by the exons ATGGGGTGCACTGCATCCAAGCTGGACAACGAGGACACGGTCCGCCGGTGCAAGGACCGGCGCCACCACATGAAAGCTGCCGTCTACGCCCGCCATCACTTGGCAGCTGCTCACTCCGACTACTGCCGCTCCCTCATCCGAACCGGCTCGGCCCTCTCCACTTTTGCAGCTGGAGAACCACTCGCCGTCTCCGACCGCACCGCTCCAGTATTCCTTCGCagcccctcctcctcctccaccaccacAGCTACCATAAAACCCCCTCGTCCCCCGCCTCCGCGACGCCACATCCCTTCTCCATCCCCATCCGCCTCCCTACGCCACCACCCTCAACCCCCACCCCAGCCCGAGTACTCCCCCTCCATTTCCTCCTCAAAACTCCCCCACaccctctcctcctcctcccatCAACAACGTCGGAAAAAGCCCATCAAGCTCCCCCACATTCTCTCGGATTCCAGTTTCACTTCTTCGCCCACCCAGAAAGCCCCTCACGATTTTAACGACAATCCATTCTTTACCTACAATGCAAAAGCGAATTCCAGCTACACGAACACTCCTTCCCAGACGTCGTCCGTATGGAACTGGGAGAATTTCTACCCGCCATCTCCTCCTGACTCCGAATACTTTGAGCAATTGAACAATAAAAGGTCCAACCGTCCTGCTGCCCACAGGGACAATGGGAGTGACATGGATGAGGTacatgatgatgaagatgagaaggGTTCAAGATATAGTACGTCTCATTCGAATTATTCGAACCATCAATCCCATAATCAGCAGCAGG TTAACAACAATAAGCAATTCGACTTTTTTGACGATGATAAGGCCTCTAGTTACTCTTCTTACTCGAGTTACTCGCGAAATGAGAAGAATGATTTTGGGAAGCCAGGTAAACTCGGTAGAAAAGTTGTTAGTGGTAATTCTCCGCATCATCTCAATAGATGGGATagtgaggaggaggaggaggaagataGGGAGActgagagagagacagagagggAGGAAGTTCAGTGTAGTGAGTGGGGGGACCACGATCATTATAGCACAACAACTTCATCATCATCTGATCATGAGGAGTCTAGATCTGGGATAGGGATAGGGACCAGGTCGAATATGGGGTCGAAAAATGGAGCTGGAAATGGTGTTGCTGCTGATGCTAATGTTAATTCTGGTGGTAAAATGGCATTTGATTCGGGTGTGGAGTTGGGTCATGCTGTGTTTCAGGGTAAAGCAGAGAAGTTTTCGACAGCTGACGGGTCGTCGACTGCTAGCTGGGGGAATAATGGGAAAGGGGATAGAGAGATTGTCTCTGATAGGAGAATTGCAGTGAGGCACAAGGATTTGGCTGAGATTGGGGCTGCAATCAAGATGTATTTTGATCAAGCTGCAGCTGCTGGTGGGCAGGTTTCTGCGATGCTGGAAACCGAAAGAGCTCAGCTTGATCGGAGCTTCACCAAGCTTAAAA AGACGGTTTATCATTCAAGTGGAGTTTTCAGTAACTTAAGCTCCAGCTGGACTTCAAAGCCACCAATAGCTGTTAAGTACAAATTTGAACCAGGCTCCCTCGAGGAATCAGGAGGTTCGAATAGCCTTTGTTCCACTTTAGAAAGACTCTTGGCTTGGGAAAAGAAACTTTACCAGGAAGTGAAG GCTAGAGAAGGTGTGAAGATTGACCATGAAAAGAAGTTATCAGCGCTCCAAAGTCAAGAGTACAGAGGGGATGAGGAAGCCAAGTTGGACAAGACCAAGGCCTCTATCAAGAGACTGCAATCTCTAATTCTGGTCACATCTCAGGCTGTGTCTACTACCTCCACAGCCATTGTTGGTCTTAGGGACTCTGAACTTGTTCCCCAGCTCGTTGGACTCTGCCATGG GTTCATGTACATGTGGAAATCAATGAACCAATATCATGAGGTTCAGTATGATATTGTACAGCAAGTCCAGGGCCTTGTCAACCGAACAACCCAAGGTGAATCAACCTCTGACCTGCATAGACAAGCAACACGGGATCTCGAGTCTGCGGTGTCTGCGTGGCACTCTAGTTTCTGCCGCTTGATGAAATTCCAAAGGGAATTCATCCGCTCCCTCCATGAATGGTTCAAGCTCACTTTTCTCCCTGTCAGCAGTGAACAAACTAACGGCAACAGGGAACATTCTGAAGTTTTTGCCTTCTGTGATGAGTGGAAGCTCGCCCTTGACCGTATACCTGACACGGTTGCATCTGAAGCTGTCAAAAGTTTCATAAACGTTGTCAATTCAATATCTTTGAAACAAAGAGAGGAGCTCAAAATCAAGGGGCGAACTGAATCTGCATCCAAAGAGCTCGAGAAAAAGGCATCGTCCCTCAGGAACATAGAAAAGAAATATTACAACTCGTACTCCATGGTTGGCATTGGCCTTCCTGATACTGGCCCTGATAATTGGCATGCTTTGGATGCACGTGACCCTCTAGCTGAGAAAAAGCTTGAGCTTGCAGCTTGCCAGAGGCGAGTTGCAGATGAGATGCTGAAGCACTCCAAGGCAGTTGAGGTGACTCGGTCGAACACTTTGAACAACATCCAGACAGGGTTGCCAGGTGTTTTCCAAGCCATGACCAGCTTTTCTGCCATGATCGCTGGGGCACTTGAAGCAGTTTGCACGCATTCCTATGCTATAAGATAG